A stretch of the Asticcacaulis sp. ZE23SCel15 genome encodes the following:
- a CDS encoding DUF4198 domain-containing protein has translation MKFTKGLISSLALLAALGPVSAVAHSQWLLPSATQVEVSTNPQRPTYVTVDAASSNGLFYADHNAMRLTGLQITGPDGAAVEPENVSTGKLRSTFDVKLLKPGTYRIASVNNSVMARYKKDGQDVNFRGTEEAFAKDVPANAEGLTVSRNFGRVETFVTSGAPTDIKAIGKGLEILPLQPTTDLVLGESAKFRVLVDGKPTSGLSIKIVPGGVRYRGALKDQVLKTDANGEFSIKWELAGAYWVNTSYPPRPEADDDDAPAGGPAAGGQGGGMGAPRGPMAPLRMSYSVTLEVMPQ, from the coding sequence ATGAAATTCACCAAAGGTCTTATCAGTTCGCTGGCGCTTCTGGCCGCACTCGGTCCGGTCAGCGCTGTGGCCCACAGCCAATGGCTGCTGCCATCAGCCACTCAGGTTGAGGTCTCGACCAATCCGCAGCGCCCGACCTATGTGACGGTTGATGCGGCGTCGTCTAACGGCCTGTTCTACGCCGACCACAACGCCATGCGCCTGACCGGCCTGCAAATCACCGGCCCTGATGGTGCGGCGGTTGAGCCTGAGAACGTCTCAACGGGTAAGCTGCGCTCGACCTTTGATGTTAAGCTGCTTAAGCCCGGCACTTACCGCATCGCGTCGGTCAATAATTCGGTCATGGCCCGCTACAAAAAGGACGGCCAGGACGTTAACTTTCGCGGCACCGAAGAGGCCTTCGCCAAGGACGTCCCGGCAAATGCCGAAGGGCTGACCGTTTCGCGCAATTTTGGCCGGGTTGAGACCTTTGTGACATCAGGCGCGCCGACCGACATCAAGGCGATCGGTAAGGGCCTTGAGATTCTGCCGCTACAACCGACCACCGATCTGGTGCTGGGGGAGTCCGCCAAATTCCGCGTGCTGGTTGACGGCAAGCCGACGTCTGGCCTGTCGATCAAGATCGTTCCCGGCGGGGTACGCTACCGCGGCGCGCTTAAGGATCAGGTTCTGAAAACCGATGCCAACGGTGAGTTTTCGATCAAGTGGGAACTGGCCGGCGCCTATTGGGTCAACACCAGCTATCCGCCGCGTCCGGAAGCCGACGATGATGACGCGCCCGCCGGTGGTCCGGCGGCGGGTGGCCAAGGTGGTGGTATGGGTGCGCCGCGTGGCCCGATGGCTCCGCTTCGCATGTCCTATTCGGTCACGCTTGAGGTCATGCCTCAGTAG
- a CDS encoding M14-type cytosolic carboxypeptidase, whose protein sequence is MALAVSSDFDGGNIEVITTSGTQADLRIRKDSRAGWSQWFYFRVDCEAGQPLALTLKDVDQCSYPGGWENYRARVSEDGQVWRQCDTDYDNGDLIISYTPKTPVVWFAYFAPYGLNRHEELLHRAVGAGAKLDIIGHSTEGRPISRLRFGSGRKKVWFLGRQHSGETMASWWMEGAVANLMKTDDPAVTELLSKATVYLVPLVNIDGAFHGNLRANAAGLDLNRQWHIPPDNAPEVAAILKAMDDTGVDFMMDVHGDEAIPHVFIDGCDIDVKSTPAQKTGCQDYYAALLKASPAFQITYGYPPNFGGDDAPTICARAVPRRYGCVGMTLEMPFKDSLDAPDPEQGWSPQASADLGVACLKALNGVI, encoded by the coding sequence ATGGCTTTGGCAGTGTCTTCTGATTTCGATGGCGGTAATATTGAGGTCATCACCACGTCCGGCACGCAGGCCGATCTGCGCATCCGTAAAGACAGCCGCGCGGGCTGGAGCCAGTGGTTTTATTTTCGCGTGGACTGTGAGGCGGGCCAGCCGCTGGCTCTGACCCTCAAAGATGTTGACCAGTGTTCATACCCCGGTGGCTGGGAGAATTACCGCGCCCGTGTCTCAGAAGATGGGCAGGTTTGGCGTCAATGCGACACCGACTATGACAACGGTGACCTGATCATCAGCTATACCCCGAAAACACCGGTCGTTTGGTTTGCCTATTTCGCGCCCTATGGCCTGAACCGCCATGAGGAACTGCTGCACCGGGCGGTGGGCGCAGGCGCCAAGCTCGATATCATCGGTCATTCGACTGAGGGGCGTCCCATTTCCCGCCTGCGGTTCGGCAGTGGCCGCAAAAAAGTGTGGTTTCTGGGGCGGCAGCATTCTGGCGAGACTATGGCGAGCTGGTGGATGGAAGGGGCGGTCGCAAACCTGATGAAAACCGATGACCCGGCCGTGACGGAACTGCTGTCGAAAGCGACCGTCTATCTGGTGCCACTGGTTAATATCGACGGCGCGTTCCACGGCAATCTGCGCGCCAATGCCGCAGGCCTCGATCTGAACCGGCAATGGCATATTCCGCCTGACAATGCGCCCGAAGTCGCAGCTATCCTTAAGGCCATGGACGATACCGGCGTGGACTTCATGATGGATGTCCATGGCGATGAAGCGATCCCGCATGTCTTCATTGATGGCTGCGATATCGATGTGAAATCGACCCCGGCCCAAAAGACAGGCTGTCAGGACTATTACGCCGCCCTGCTGAAGGCCTCACCGGCCTTTCAGATCACCTATGGTTATCCACCCAACTTTGGGGGGGATGACGCCCCGACCATCTGCGCGCGTGCCGTGCCCCGCCGTTATGGCTGTGTCGGCATGACGCTGGAGATGCCGTTCAAGGACAGCCTTGATGCGCCCGATCCTGAACAGGGTTGGTCGCCGCAGGCCAGTGCCGATCTGGGTGTAGCCTGTCTGAAAGCCCTTAATGGGGTAATATAA
- a CDS encoding LuxR family transcriptional regulator, producing the protein MLHTPGTHRFEDFITDTARAATADDLFGTFTTAMNRFGYDLINFSVPRDLDIPAEFNRTGLLVNYPEDWQKHYEEKGLARFDPVLRAAATHHWGFLWSDLEKQQSLDKVQISLMRLAEEAGLNNGIGVPFKGRRAQIAGVALASTERTDACLGNLDLISAYCTQFYAAYKRLYVRPASQTFTVLTPKEEEILLWVAAGKTDEDIASILTISRNTVDTHMRHIFRKLDVTNRVQAVVKAVMAGIIHP; encoded by the coding sequence ATGCTGCATACACCAGGTACACATCGCTTCGAAGATTTTATTACGGATACGGCACGCGCCGCAACGGCGGATGACCTGTTTGGCACCTTTACCACTGCCATGAACAGGTTTGGCTACGATCTGATTAATTTTTCGGTGCCGCGCGATCTGGATATACCGGCCGAATTTAATCGCACAGGCTTGCTGGTCAATTATCCCGAAGACTGGCAAAAACATTATGAAGAAAAAGGGCTGGCGCGCTTTGACCCTGTACTGCGCGCCGCGGCCACACATCACTGGGGGTTTTTGTGGTCGGATCTCGAAAAACAGCAATCGCTGGATAAGGTTCAAATAAGCCTGATGCGGCTGGCCGAAGAAGCCGGGTTGAATAACGGCATTGGCGTCCCGTTCAAAGGTCGCCGCGCCCAGATCGCCGGTGTGGCTCTGGCCAGCACTGAACGCACGGATGCCTGTCTTGGAAACCTTGATCTGATCAGCGCCTATTGCACCCAGTTTTACGCCGCCTATAAACGCCTGTACGTCCGTCCGGCATCGCAGACCTTCACCGTCCTGACGCCCAAGGAAGAGGAAATCCTGCTATGGGTCGCGGCCGGCAAGACTGATGAGGATATTGCCTCCATCCTGACCATTAGCCGCAATACCGTCGATACCCATATGCGCCACATTTTCCGCAAGCTTGACGTCACCAACCGCGTTCAGGCGGTCGTTAAAGCCGTCATGGCCGGCATAATTCATCCTTGA
- a CDS encoding Fe2+-dependent dioxygenase produces MMLHIPEILTRDQVADIRVTLEGANWHDGAATAGPQAVQVKQNRQLPADAPQSQILADMVTKALKAHPLFISAALPHIILTPRFNAYESGGHYGNHVDSAIHFDPLKQISVRTDVSCTVFLNDPTDYDGGELIIEDTYGAHEVKLKSGDAILYPSTSLHRVEPVTRGVRLASFLWVQSMVRDDTRRQMLFDLDMTILRLRQTLGDSAEVVTLTAHYHNLLRQWADL; encoded by the coding sequence ATGATGCTGCATATCCCTGAAATTCTGACCCGTGATCAGGTGGCGGATATCCGCGTAACGCTTGAAGGCGCCAACTGGCATGACGGAGCGGCCACAGCGGGGCCGCAGGCGGTACAGGTCAAGCAGAACCGGCAATTACCCGCCGATGCCCCTCAGTCCCAGATCCTGGCCGATATGGTCACAAAGGCGCTCAAAGCCCACCCGCTGTTTATATCGGCCGCCCTGCCGCACATTATCCTGACGCCGCGCTTTAATGCCTACGAAAGCGGCGGGCATTACGGCAACCATGTCGACAGTGCCATCCATTTCGATCCGCTCAAACAGATCAGCGTGCGCACCGATGTGTCCTGCACAGTGTTTCTGAACGATCCCACGGACTATGACGGCGGCGAATTGATCATTGAAGATACTTACGGCGCCCATGAGGTGAAACTTAAGTCCGGTGATGCCATACTCTATCCATCGACCTCCCTGCACCGGGTCGAGCCGGTCACGCGCGGCGTGCGCTTGGCGTCGTTTCTGTGGGTGCAAAGCATGGTCAGGGACGATACCCGCCGTCAGATGTTATTCGATTTGGATATGACCATTCTGAGACTGCGCCAGACCCTCGGCGACAGTGCCGAAGTGGTGACGCTGACGGCGCATTATCATAACCTTCTGCGGCAATGGGCGGATTTATGA
- a CDS encoding TonB-dependent siderophore receptor has protein sequence MTKIRSRKHSVNRYLATVAAVALPAMPLIAHAQAAEEKTLKEVTVTATVDKYKREVTNPKNTQPLLDTPQTISVIGRELIEEQGAVSLVEALRNTPGITLQMGENGNSSTGDTFQMRGFSMQNSLYQDGIRDVGAITRDTFNVEQIEIAKGPAGSDAGRGASAGFINTVTKLPQLGTLYSGTAAVTTEEGYRLTADGNVQLSDTIAFRLNAMVQDLPAVDRDQVENTGHGIAPSIAFGLGTRSRFYVFAQHVKADNVPDGGIPAIGYEGFVYVAPATNPPSSAVVDAINSAPRVSNSNYYGSRNDFEKTEANMLTGKFEYDLGENTFLTSIVRYGKNSQRRDQTGTVGISYGGATAPAWNTNRDTWTVSRSRQGTNNENEVFVAQTNLTTSFMTGSIQHDLAAGIELSKEDFRTDTLRVVTGTSTTAANLYNPSVNDTFAPLEHSGAFNEGETTTAALYAFDTIKFNDQWMVNLSARVESYDIEANGAVRSTATSHPTLPVDTLVVSPEISADGTLFSWKIGGVYKPVPNASIYAAVANSKTPPGSLNGQLNAGATNINNPNLDPQETLNYEIGTKWDLFEARLGLTAAFYRSENENEIVVDIDPSLTGVIAEQIGKRVVEGIELSAVGKITDKWSITAGIQTMNTEYEEGSGTGTTANGAGVRWSPELTGTVWTTYADLIPGLTIGGGARYTSEQIRSTTPGTNFAVTTLPEIPAYWVWDGMASYDLTDKVTVQLNVYNLFDEDYLSTLNNGGSRIMIGTPRYAKLTASMKF, from the coding sequence ATGACCAAAATTCGCAGCCGTAAACACAGCGTCAATCGCTATCTGGCCACCGTCGCCGCCGTAGCCCTTCCGGCCATGCCCCTCATCGCCCATGCTCAGGCCGCCGAAGAAAAGACCCTGAAAGAAGTCACGGTCACGGCCACGGTTGATAAGTATAAGCGCGAAGTCACCAACCCCAAGAACACGCAGCCGCTGCTTGATACGCCGCAAACCATTTCGGTCATCGGCAGAGAACTGATTGAAGAGCAGGGTGCTGTGTCGCTGGTCGAAGCCCTGCGCAACACGCCGGGCATCACCCTGCAAATGGGTGAAAACGGCAACTCCTCAACGGGCGACACCTTCCAGATGCGCGGTTTCTCGATGCAGAATTCGCTCTATCAGGACGGCATCCGCGACGTCGGCGCTATCACGCGCGACACCTTTAACGTCGAGCAGATCGAAATCGCTAAGGGCCCTGCGGGTTCGGATGCTGGTCGCGGTGCCTCGGCCGGTTTCATCAACACGGTCACCAAGCTGCCGCAACTGGGCACGCTCTATTCCGGCACGGCCGCTGTCACGACCGAAGAAGGCTATCGCCTCACGGCTGATGGTAATGTTCAACTCAGCGACACTATCGCGTTTCGTCTGAACGCCATGGTTCAGGATCTGCCGGCTGTGGATCGTGATCAGGTTGAAAACACTGGTCATGGTATTGCGCCGTCGATCGCCTTTGGTTTGGGCACCAGAAGCCGGTTCTACGTTTTTGCGCAGCACGTGAAGGCCGACAATGTCCCCGACGGCGGTATTCCGGCCATTGGTTATGAGGGCTTTGTCTATGTGGCTCCGGCGACTAATCCGCCGTCTTCGGCTGTGGTCGATGCCATCAACAGCGCACCGCGCGTCAGCAACTCCAACTATTACGGCAGCCGCAATGACTTCGAAAAGACCGAAGCCAATATGCTGACCGGTAAGTTTGAATATGATCTGGGCGAAAACACCTTCCTGACCAGCATTGTGCGTTATGGTAAGAATTCTCAGCGCCGTGATCAGACTGGCACCGTCGGAATTTCCTATGGCGGCGCAACCGCTCCGGCTTGGAACACGAACCGCGACACATGGACGGTGTCTCGCTCGCGTCAGGGCACTAACAACGAAAACGAAGTCTTTGTAGCTCAGACCAACCTGACGACCTCGTTCATGACCGGTTCGATCCAGCATGATCTGGCCGCCGGTATCGAGCTGTCGAAAGAAGACTTCCGCACGGACACGCTTCGGGTCGTTACCGGCACCTCAACGACTGCCGCCAACCTCTATAACCCCAGCGTGAATGATACCTTCGCGCCTTTGGAGCATAGTGGTGCCTTTAATGAGGGTGAAACTACTACGGCGGCGCTGTATGCGTTTGATACGATCAAGTTCAATGACCAGTGGATGGTTAATCTTAGCGCTCGCGTTGAAAGCTATGATATCGAAGCCAATGGTGCGGTTCGTTCTACGGCCACAAGCCATCCGACTCTGCCGGTCGATACACTGGTGGTGTCACCTGAAATTTCCGCCGACGGTACGCTGTTTAGCTGGAAAATCGGTGGCGTCTATAAGCCTGTGCCTAACGCCTCGATCTATGCGGCTGTGGCCAATTCCAAGACCCCTCCGGGCAGCCTGAACGGTCAGTTGAATGCCGGTGCTACCAACATCAACAACCCGAACCTCGACCCGCAGGAAACCCTGAACTACGAAATCGGCACAAAGTGGGACCTGTTTGAGGCCCGTCTGGGGCTGACGGCAGCGTTCTACCGCTCTGAAAACGAGAATGAGATCGTTGTCGATATCGACCCAAGTCTTACCGGCGTAATTGCCGAACAGATCGGCAAGCGCGTGGTCGAAGGTATTGAACTCAGCGCGGTCGGTAAGATCACCGACAAATGGTCGATCACTGCGGGCATTCAGACCATGAACACCGAATATGAAGAAGGCTCCGGCACGGGCACGACCGCCAACGGCGCGGGTGTACGCTGGTCGCCGGAACTGACCGGTACTGTGTGGACGACCTATGCTGACCTCATTCCGGGTCTGACCATTGGCGGTGGGGCGCGCTACACCAGCGAGCAGATCCGTTCGACTACACCGGGCACAAATTTTGCGGTGACAACCTTGCCTGAAATCCCCGCCTATTGGGTGTGGGACGGTATGGCCAGCTACGACCTGACCGATAAGGTCACGGTGCAACTGAACGTCTATAACCTGTTCGACGAAGACTATCTGTCCACCCTGAACAATGGTGGCAGCCGGATCATGATCGGTACGCCGCGTTATGCCAAGCTGACCGCCAGCATGAAGTTCTAA
- a CDS encoding alpha-hydroxy acid oxidase, with translation MTILTAIPRDIVSLSDYERYARARLDDNAWVYLMSGAGDELTVTDNTQAYQRIKLAGHVLGEVAGGHTRLEIFGRTLPHPICVAPMAYHKLFHPDGEAATAMGAGAVGAGMVISSLASVSFEEIAAKATGPLWLQLYLQPDRGAVLEMVRRAEALGFAGLMVTVDAPLAGLRNREQRAGFALPDGVRAVNVTPPSAPLPSLSAGQSVVFDGLMAQAPTWADMEWLVGQTSLPVVLKGILTPTDAVRAFEVGAAGVVISNHGGRILDGLPATIDVLPAIVAATQGRGPVLIDGGIRRGSDIFKALALGASAVMIGRPVMYALATAGALGVAHAIRTLHEELEVVMALSGCATLDDIGPQHVLTA, from the coding sequence GTGACCATACTGACCGCCATTCCGCGCGATATCGTCAGCCTCAGCGACTATGAGCGCTATGCCCGCGCGCGGCTGGATGACAATGCCTGGGTCTATCTGATGAGCGGGGCGGGTGATGAACTGACCGTGACTGATAATACGCAGGCCTATCAGCGCATTAAACTGGCGGGCCATGTGCTGGGGGAGGTGGCGGGCGGCCATACCCGGCTTGAGATTTTCGGGCGCACCCTGCCGCATCCGATATGTGTGGCGCCTATGGCCTATCATAAACTGTTCCATCCGGACGGGGAGGCGGCGACGGCCATGGGCGCTGGCGCGGTCGGGGCGGGCATGGTCATAAGCTCGCTGGCGTCGGTGTCGTTTGAGGAGATTGCGGCCAAGGCCACAGGCCCGTTATGGCTGCAGCTTTATTTGCAACCGGATCGGGGCGCGGTGCTTGAGATGGTGCGCCGGGCGGAAGCGTTAGGGTTTGCGGGGCTGATGGTCACGGTCGATGCGCCGCTGGCGGGTCTGCGCAATCGCGAACAGCGGGCTGGATTCGCGCTGCCCGACGGGGTGCGAGCGGTTAATGTCACGCCGCCGTCCGCGCCCTTGCCGTCGCTTTCTGCCGGTCAGAGCGTGGTGTTTGATGGCCTGATGGCGCAGGCACCGACCTGGGCCGATATGGAATGGCTGGTTGGGCAAACCTCCCTGCCGGTTGTTCTTAAGGGCATACTGACGCCCACGGATGCCGTGCGGGCTTTTGAGGTCGGGGCGGCGGGTGTGGTTATATCCAATCATGGCGGGCGTATTCTTGACGGCCTGCCCGCAACAATAGACGTGCTACCCGCCATAGTCGCCGCTACCCAAGGACGTGGGCCGGTGCTGATCGATGGTGGTATCCGGCGCGGCAGTGACATTTTTAAGGCGCTGGCGCTGGGGGCGTCTGCGGTGATGATTGGACGTCCGGTGATGTACGCGCTCGCCACCGCCGGGGCTTTAGGGGTGGCGCACGCCATTCGCACCCTGCACGAAGAACTGGAAGTGGTTATGGCCTTAAGTGGCTGCGCGACCTTAGACGATATCGGGCCGCAGCATGTGCTTACCGCCTGA